One Chlorobaculum limnaeum genomic window carries:
- a CDS encoding YqhA family protein: MIQRMLSSSRYLVLVAVAGTFLAALTLLVYGGISVFQLIADAIMHGEISSKTGKTLVLGFIEAIDLFLLGTVFFIISLGLYELFIDDTIVLPAWLVIHTLDDLKNKLIGVIVVVMAVVFLGHVIKWHGEQELIWFGGSIALVTAALTWFLGNKKK; this comes from the coding sequence ATGATACAACGCATGCTCTCTTCGAGCCGCTACCTTGTGCTTGTCGCCGTTGCGGGAACGTTTCTTGCCGCACTGACGCTGCTCGTGTACGGCGGCATTTCGGTGTTCCAGCTCATCGCCGATGCCATCATGCACGGGGAGATTTCGAGTAAAACAGGCAAAACGCTCGTTCTCGGCTTCATCGAAGCTATCGATCTGTTCCTGCTCGGCACGGTTTTCTTCATCATTTCGCTGGGGCTTTACGAGCTCTTCATCGACGACACGATCGTTCTTCCCGCCTGGCTGGTAATCCACACCCTCGATGATCTCAAAAACAAGCTGATCGGCGTCATCGTCGTGGTTATGGCGGTGGTCTTTCTTGGTCACGTCATCAAATGGCACGGTGAGCAGGAGCTGATCTGGTTTGGCGGATCGATAGCCCTCGTCACCGCAGCCCTGACCTGGTTTCTCGGGAACAAGAAAAAGTAA
- a CDS encoding pentapeptide repeat-containing protein — protein MEPSPNTIEQTPTANAPDAQKLLESANSSSEQVGVLHLGFIAACAYVIVIAIGRTDLDLLIGKGIRLPIIDTEVPIIGFFAFAPWILVIVHFNLLLHLQLLARKLHAFDMADEQGKLRDQLRIFPITYFLVGKTDERTKKLLSLMVSITVILLPLITLLLLQLQFLAYQSEMITWGQRFAIWLDLALIVYFWPNIVELKGASRSIKERWNSFRKNFMPRKRDWIAPVLSGFGLMLVFCGTKWYLLAGLIALCLSALMSALYEPQKAKRYAQIAALSVPLLLFTVILKVSMFTSALFPLLVLEITIIVIVLLESLRRQLISRSSIFLIITGTLSLPLSLAFQVDGEHLEKFLGAWMAKGNAGNAISRRLIRDRRILNLQEQRLFANHPDPEIIVQLRSDEWAKALQKIEPLNLQGRSLRHANFSNALLCRADFRNADLKGADLSFAQLQGTVLRYAQLQGADLSAAKLQGADLSSAQLQGADLHSAQLQGADLSAAQLQGADLSAAELQGADLHSAQLQGADLSAAQLQGADLSAAELQGADLLFAQLQGAILRQANLYGATISRTYILIGETISGTYIIDAEGLIWTLLAKDALAAITDELKKIITAKDRLEPVLDRLQNCSIPNAPKPTLHSCLATDELPIPCDKRYDPRNREELAAFKEQLHPFLADLAAESPDIARSIISQIPKYYNNESSRAGLATMLVKRLDAGNAPGLQTLSDDEKAALKALAKLEPEALMK, from the coding sequence GTGGAACCATCGCCCAACACAATCGAACAGACGCCGACTGCGAATGCGCCGGACGCCCAAAAGCTGCTGGAGAGCGCGAACAGCTCCTCGGAGCAGGTGGGTGTGCTCCATCTGGGCTTTATCGCGGCCTGCGCCTACGTGATCGTCATCGCCATCGGCCGCACCGACCTCGACCTGCTGATCGGCAAGGGCATCCGCCTGCCGATCATTGACACCGAAGTGCCCATCATCGGCTTCTTCGCCTTCGCGCCGTGGATTCTCGTGATCGTCCACTTCAACCTGCTCCTGCACCTGCAACTCCTCGCCCGCAAACTCCACGCCTTCGACATGGCAGACGAGCAAGGCAAACTCCGCGACCAGCTCCGCATCTTCCCGATCACGTACTTTCTTGTCGGAAAGACAGACGAGCGCACAAAAAAGCTCCTCTCACTCATGGTCTCGATCACGGTCATCCTGCTGCCACTTATCACCCTGCTGCTCCTCCAGCTTCAGTTCCTCGCCTACCAGAGCGAAATGATAACGTGGGGCCAACGCTTCGCCATCTGGCTCGATCTTGCCCTGATTGTGTATTTCTGGCCGAATATTGTTGAACTGAAAGGGGCATCACGCTCCATAAAAGAGCGCTGGAACAGCTTTCGTAAGAATTTTATGCCACGAAAGCGTGACTGGATAGCCCCGGTGCTTTCAGGATTCGGGCTCATGCTGGTGTTCTGCGGAACCAAATGGTATTTATTGGCAGGATTGATAGCGTTGTGTCTGTCGGCGCTAATGTCTGCCCTGTATGAACCTCAAAAAGCAAAACGCTACGCACAAATAGCAGCACTTTCAGTTCCTCTATTGCTCTTTACCGTGATCCTGAAAGTGTCGATGTTCACATCAGCTCTTTTCCCTTTGCTGGTTTTAGAGATAACGATCATTGTCATTGTTTTATTAGAATCACTCAGGCGTCAGCTCATTTCTCGTAGCAGCATCTTCCTGATTATTACCGGAACACTCTCCCTCCCGCTTTCATTAGCTTTCCAGGTCGATGGCGAACACCTTGAAAAGTTTCTGGGTGCATGGATGGCTAAAGGCAACGCAGGCAATGCCATCAGCCGCCGGCTCATCCGTGACAGACGCATCCTGAATCTGCAGGAACAGAGACTGTTCGCAAATCATCCTGATCCTGAAATAATCGTTCAACTGCGATCAGATGAATGGGCTAAAGCATTGCAGAAAATCGAGCCGCTCAATCTGCAAGGCAGAAGCTTACGTCATGCCAATTTCAGCAATGCGCTTCTTTGTCGTGCAGATTTCAGAAATGCAGACCTAAAGGGCGCTGACTTGTCCTTCGCGCAGCTGCAAGGCACTGTCTTGCGCTACGCGCAGCTGCAGGGCGCTGACTTGTCCGCTGCGAAGCTGCAGGGCGCTGACTTGTCCTCCGCGCAGCTGCAGGGCGCTGACTTGCACTCCGCGCAGCTGCAGGGCGCTGACTTGTCCGCCGCGCAGCTGCAAGGCGCTGACTTGTCCGCCGCGGAGCTGCAGGGCGCTGACTTGCACTCCGCGCAGCTGCAGGGCGCTGACTTGTCCGCCGCGCAGCTGCAAGGCGCTGACTTGTCCGCCGCGGAGCTGCAGGGCGCTGACTTGCTCTTCGCGCAGCTTCAGGGCGCTATTTTGAGGCAGGCCAATCTGTACGGCGCAACAATCTCAAGAACCTATATTCTGATCGGCGAAACAATCTCAGGAACCTATATAATTGATGCAGAAGGCCTGATCTGGACGCTTTTAGCAAAAGATGCTCTTGCTGCAATAACTGATGAACTAAAAAAAATAATAACCGCTAAGGATCGCCTTGAACCCGTTCTCGATCGCCTGCAAAATTGCTCAATCCCAAACGCACCAAAGCCGACTCTTCATTCATGCCTTGCAACTGACGAACTCCCGATACCCTGCGACAAGCGATACGATCCTCGAAATCGAGAAGAGCTGGCCGCATTCAAAGAGCAACTTCACCCGTTTCTTGCTGATCTCGCCGCCGAATCACCCGACATCGCTCGCAGTATTATTAGTCAGATCCCCAAATATTACAATAATGAATCATCCCGCGCTGGCCTTGCAACCATGTTGGTCAAACGGCTGGATGCAGGCAATGCCCCCGGACTTCAGACGTTGAGTGACGATGAAAAAGCTGCATTAAAAGCGTTGGCAAAATTAGAGCCGGAAGCACTCATGAAATAG
- the rlmD gene encoding 23S rRNA (uracil(1939)-C(5))-methyltransferase RlmD, producing MEQQEIRYRKGDTIELIITDHAEKDKCFGKTAEGMGVMVSGILAPGDRVSAQVYKVKQRYLEARAIEVLEASPDRVEPVCPVFGSCGGCKWMHVSYEAQLRYKYKKVTDSLAHIGGFENPEVLPVLAAPDALHYRNKVEFSCSNMRYLLQAEIDSDALAKPKSFALGFHAPGNFEKVLDLDTCYLAKECMNTVLNVVRDFALERGLAPYAAKAHEGYLRNLALRYSERYDQLMVNIVTSWHDAALMQALKERLEAALPEQRMTIVNNVTTRRNTVATGEQEYVISGEGYVTERLGDLDFRISANSFFQTNTRQAETLYDQIIAVGGITPEDTVYDLYCGTGTITLYLARHCKQAIGIEVVESAVRDAQMNAELNGLSNTVFFQADLKNFHAMQEALAPYAKPRIIVTDPPRAGMHPKALDTMLKLQPERIVYVSCNPDNLARDGKEIAARGYRMSSAQPVDMFPQTNHIETVACFERVE from the coding sequence TTGGAACAACAGGAAATCCGCTACAGAAAAGGCGACACTATCGAACTTATCATCACCGACCACGCCGAGAAGGACAAATGCTTCGGCAAAACCGCCGAGGGGATGGGCGTGATGGTCTCCGGCATCCTCGCGCCGGGTGACCGCGTTTCGGCGCAGGTTTACAAGGTCAAGCAGCGCTATCTCGAAGCGCGCGCCATCGAGGTGCTCGAAGCGTCGCCGGATCGCGTCGAGCCGGTCTGCCCGGTTTTCGGCTCCTGCGGCGGATGCAAGTGGATGCACGTCAGCTACGAGGCGCAGCTTCGCTACAAGTACAAAAAGGTGACGGACTCGCTCGCGCATATCGGCGGCTTCGAGAACCCGGAGGTGTTGCCGGTGCTGGCCGCGCCCGACGCGCTGCACTACCGCAACAAGGTGGAGTTCTCCTGCTCGAACATGCGCTACCTGCTCCAGGCGGAGATCGACAGCGACGCACTCGCCAAGCCCAAAAGCTTCGCCCTCGGCTTCCACGCGCCGGGCAACTTCGAAAAGGTGCTCGACCTCGACACCTGCTACCTCGCCAAGGAGTGCATGAACACCGTGCTGAACGTCGTGCGCGACTTCGCCCTCGAACGCGGCCTCGCGCCGTATGCCGCCAAGGCGCACGAAGGCTACCTGCGCAACCTCGCGCTCCGCTACAGCGAGCGGTACGATCAGCTCATGGTCAACATCGTCACCTCGTGGCATGACGCGGCGCTGATGCAGGCGTTGAAAGAGCGGCTCGAAGCGGCTTTGCCGGAGCAGCGGATGACCATCGTCAACAACGTCACCACCCGCCGGAACACGGTGGCCACCGGCGAGCAGGAGTACGTCATCAGCGGCGAAGGATACGTCACCGAACGCCTCGGCGACCTCGACTTCCGGATTTCCGCCAACTCCTTCTTCCAGACCAACACCCGCCAGGCCGAAACGCTCTACGACCAGATCATCGCCGTCGGCGGCATCACGCCGGAAGACACGGTTTACGACCTCTACTGCGGCACCGGCACCATCACGCTCTACCTCGCCCGCCACTGCAAGCAGGCGATCGGCATCGAGGTGGTTGAAAGCGCCGTCCGCGACGCGCAGATGAACGCCGAACTGAACGGCCTCTCGAACACGGTATTTTTCCAGGCCGACCTCAAGAACTTCCACGCCATGCAGGAGGCGCTCGCCCCCTACGCCAAACCGCGCATCATCGTCACCGACCCCCCGCGCGCCGGAATGCACCCCAAAGCGCTCGACACCATGCTCAAGCTCCAGCCCGAGCGCATCGTCTACGTGAGCTGCAACCCCGACAACCTCGCCCGCGACGGCAAAGAGATCGCCGCCCGAGGCTACCGAATGAGTTCCGCCCAGCCGGTTGACATGTTCCCGCAGACCAACCACATCGAGACGGTAGCGTGTTTCGAGCGGGTGGAGTAG
- a CDS encoding ROK family protein: MKRWGIDLGGTKIEGVILDEALRPIIRHRIATGQERGYGHILMQIKSLVGTMAETSGLDLPEQIGIGTPGRADGSEGVISNSNTVCLNGMPLLRDLREALRMEVRIENDANCFALAESMLGAGRDEMARPGVTAFGIILGTGVGGGIVRDGRIIRGAHGIAGEWGHNPLPGEQAKCYCGRRGCVETVISGPALERHYASISGRKAPLREIVSASGRDEAARKTIARLVAKFGVALAAVINILDPDLVIIGGGVGNIRQLYSPEARQAIAGNVFNRSFDIPLLPPLLGDSAGVFGAALLAGPPLIAQY; this comes from the coding sequence GTGAAGCGCTGGGGAATCGATCTCGGCGGCACCAAGATCGAGGGGGTGATCCTCGACGAAGCGCTGCGTCCAATCATCCGCCATCGCATCGCCACCGGGCAGGAGCGGGGTTACGGCCACATTCTCATGCAGATCAAAAGCCTCGTCGGTACGATGGCCGAAACGTCGGGGCTCGATCTGCCGGAGCAAATCGGCATCGGCACGCCCGGTCGCGCCGACGGAAGTGAGGGAGTTATCAGCAACTCGAACACCGTCTGCCTGAACGGAATGCCGCTGCTTCGCGATTTGCGCGAGGCGCTGCGGATGGAGGTCAGGATCGAGAACGACGCCAACTGCTTCGCCTTGGCCGAGTCGATGCTCGGCGCGGGGCGCGACGAGATGGCGCGGCCCGGCGTGACCGCTTTCGGCATCATCCTCGGCACCGGCGTGGGCGGCGGCATCGTCCGCGATGGCCGGATCATCCGGGGCGCGCACGGCATCGCGGGCGAGTGGGGGCACAACCCGCTGCCGGGCGAGCAGGCAAAATGCTACTGCGGGAGGCGCGGCTGCGTCGAGACGGTTATCTCCGGCCCGGCGCTCGAACGCCACTACGCCTCCATCAGCGGGCGAAAGGCGCCGCTCAGGGAGATCGTTTCGGCAAGCGGGCGGGACGAGGCCGCGCGCAAAACCATCGCCCGACTCGTCGCAAAATTTGGCGTGGCATTGGCGGCGGTCATCAACATTCTCGATCCCGACCTCGTCATCATCGGCGGCGGCGTGGGCAACATCCGCCAGCTCTACTCCCCGGAGGCGCGGCAGGCGATTGCCGGTAACGTTTTCAACCGGTCGTTCGACATTCCGCTGCTGCCGCCGCTGCTTGGGGACAGCGCGGGCGTCTTCGGCGCGGCGCTGCTCGCGGGGCCGCCGCTCATTGCACAGTATTGA